The following are from one region of the Mesorhizobium sp. B4-1-4 genome:
- a CDS encoding amino acid ABC transporter ATP-binding protein has protein sequence MSTQRPMVEVRGTRKSFGAVDVLKGIGLSVERGQIVAIIGPSGSGKSTLLRSINHLETLNGGEVWLDGVQVNQKLHGQAFERHINKVRQQMGMVFQHFKLFPHLTVIENITMGPVILKGMPKAEARALAVGLLSKVGLADKVDAYPSRLSGGQKQRVAIARALAMQPKVMLFDEATSALDPELVDEVNAVMKQLAAEHMTMLIVTHEMRFAGEVADRVLFMDGGVVVEEGPPIEIFRSPQKERTRSFLKKYLSA, from the coding sequence ATGAGCACGCAGCGGCCAATGGTCGAGGTCCGCGGCACACGCAAATCCTTCGGCGCCGTCGATGTTTTGAAGGGCATCGGCCTGTCGGTCGAACGTGGGCAGATCGTGGCCATCATCGGGCCGAGCGGCTCCGGCAAGAGCACGCTGCTGCGCTCCATCAACCATCTCGAGACCTTGAACGGCGGTGAAGTCTGGCTCGACGGCGTGCAGGTCAACCAGAAGCTGCACGGCCAGGCCTTCGAGCGGCACATCAACAAAGTGCGCCAGCAGATGGGCATGGTGTTCCAGCACTTCAAGCTGTTTCCGCATCTGACCGTGATCGAGAACATCACGATGGGGCCGGTGATCCTTAAAGGCATGCCGAAGGCCGAAGCCCGGGCGCTGGCGGTTGGCTTGTTGTCGAAGGTCGGGCTCGCCGACAAGGTCGACGCCTATCCGTCGCGGCTTTCGGGCGGACAGAAGCAGCGCGTTGCGATCGCCCGCGCGCTGGCCATGCAGCCAAAGGTGATGCTGTTCGACGAAGCGACCTCCGCGCTCGACCCCGAACTCGTCGACGAGGTCAACGCGGTGATGAAACAGCTTGCCGCGGAACACATGACCATGCTCATCGTAACGCATGAAATGCGCTTTGCCGGTGAAGTCGCCGACAGGGTGCTGTTCATGGACGGCGGCGTGGTGGTCGAGGAAGGCCCGCCGATCGAGATCTTCCGTTCGCCGCAGAAAGAACGCACGCGCAGCTTCCTCAAAAAATATCTTTCCGCCTGA
- a CDS encoding histone deacetylase family protein: protein MKAFYAEEQKRHDPKAFLSSGAPQPNPEKPERVEILLAGAKSAGCTIERPRDHGLGPVSAVHTPEYLDFLEHIFARWQRIEGASAEVIPNIHPIARSGSYPASAVGQAGYHMADTACPISGETWHSALWSAWSAVDAAEAVMAGAPAAYALCRPPGHHAFADVAGGFCFINNSAVAAQVLRKQAARVAILDVDLHHGNGTQGIFYARPDVLTVSLHADPVRFYPFFWGHADERGEGPGLGYNFNLPLPRKSADAAFLEGLAVAFQRIRAFSPDALVVALGLDAFEGDPFGGLSVTTPGFSRVGEAIAGLGLPTVIVQEGGYLCDALGDNLTAFLTGFGGKAR, encoded by the coding sequence ATGAAAGCCTTCTATGCCGAGGAGCAGAAGCGCCATGATCCCAAGGCCTTTCTTTCCAGCGGCGCGCCGCAGCCCAATCCGGAAAAGCCGGAGCGCGTCGAGATATTGTTAGCCGGCGCAAAATCTGCCGGCTGCACGATCGAACGGCCCCGCGATCATGGGCTCGGTCCGGTCTCGGCGGTGCATACGCCTGAATATCTCGACTTCCTCGAGCACATTTTCGCGCGCTGGCAGCGCATTGAGGGCGCCTCGGCCGAGGTGATCCCCAACATCCACCCGATCGCGCGCAGCGGCTCCTATCCGGCCTCGGCGGTCGGTCAGGCCGGTTACCACATGGCCGACACCGCTTGCCCGATCTCGGGCGAAACCTGGCATAGCGCCCTGTGGAGCGCCTGGAGCGCGGTCGACGCCGCCGAGGCGGTGATGGCTGGCGCACCGGCCGCCTATGCGCTGTGCCGCCCGCCCGGCCATCACGCTTTTGCCGACGTCGCTGGCGGCTTCTGCTTCATCAACAATTCGGCCGTTGCGGCCCAGGTGTTGCGCAAGCAGGCCGCGCGCGTGGCCATCCTCGATGTCGATCTGCACCATGGCAACGGCACGCAAGGCATCTTCTATGCGCGGCCCGACGTGCTCACCGTCTCACTGCATGCCGACCCGGTGCGCTTCTATCCCTTCTTCTGGGGCCATGCCGACGAGCGCGGCGAAGGGCCTGGCCTCGGCTATAATTTCAACCTGCCGCTGCCACGCAAATCCGCCGACGCGGCATTTCTGGAAGGGCTTGCGGTGGCGTTCCAGCGTATTCGCGCCTTCTCGCCCGACGCGCTGGTCGTGGCGCTCGGCCTCGACGCGTTCGAGGGCGATCCGTTCGGCGGACTTTCGGTGACGACGCCAGGCTTCTCGCGCGTGGGCGAGGCCATCGCCGGTCTCGGCCTGCCGACGGTCATCGTCCAGGAAGGCGGCTATCTCTGCGACGCGCTCGGCGACAATCTCACCGCCTTCCTCACCGGTTTTGGCGGCAAGGCGCGGTGA
- a CDS encoding aspartate aminotransferase family protein, which produces MSKLQTAVQDADARRQSHLFYLSSLRRPLIDRAEGIYMWTQDGRRFIDGSSGPMVANIGHSNRNVLDAMKRQMDRATFAYRLHFENEPAEELARELAGKLPEGMDRIFFVSGGSEATESCIKLARQWAVATGQGGRWKVITRFPSYHGGTLGSLSITGDDALAETFEPMMRVMPTVPAPTAWRDRDNLSMEQRGIRYADMLEEKILAEGPDSVVAFIMEPIGGAATAALVAPDSYYARIREICDRYGILLIHDEVMSGAGRTGKFLGGDHWNCKPDIVALSKGLGSGYAPLGALAAPMRLVQPLLASGGFQHGHTYAGNPLACAAGLAVLGEMDRLDLIANAAAMGDVLMDGLKGLAKRFPFIADVRGKGLLTGAEMVADPETLKPIDQSNKATQRLLDLAYERGLIIYGRKVKGGVDGDNFMVAPPMIVTGEQVGEIISIIGDSLEALASELDLPVEGRG; this is translated from the coding sequence ATGTCGAAACTCCAGACTGCCGTTCAAGACGCCGACGCCCGGCGCCAATCTCATCTGTTCTACCTCTCCAGCCTGCGCCGGCCGTTGATCGACCGCGCCGAAGGCATCTACATGTGGACGCAGGACGGCCGCCGCTTCATCGACGGATCGAGCGGCCCGATGGTTGCCAATATCGGCCATTCCAACCGCAATGTGCTGGACGCCATGAAGCGGCAGATGGACCGCGCCACCTTCGCCTACCGCCTTCATTTCGAGAACGAGCCGGCGGAAGAACTCGCGCGTGAACTCGCGGGAAAACTGCCAGAAGGCATGGACCGTATCTTCTTCGTCTCGGGCGGCTCGGAAGCGACGGAATCCTGCATCAAGCTGGCGCGGCAATGGGCCGTCGCCACCGGCCAGGGCGGCCGCTGGAAGGTGATTACCCGCTTCCCGTCCTATCACGGTGGCACGCTGGGTTCTCTCTCGATCACCGGCGACGATGCACTGGCCGAAACCTTCGAGCCGATGATGCGGGTGATGCCGACGGTGCCGGCCCCGACCGCCTGGCGCGACCGCGACAATCTTTCGATGGAACAGCGCGGCATCCGCTACGCCGACATGCTGGAGGAGAAGATCCTGGCCGAAGGCCCGGACAGCGTCGTCGCCTTCATCATGGAGCCGATCGGCGGAGCGGCTACGGCAGCGCTTGTGGCACCGGACAGCTATTATGCGCGCATCCGCGAGATCTGCGACCGCTACGGTATCCTGCTCATCCATGACGAGGTCATGAGCGGCGCCGGCCGCACCGGCAAATTCCTCGGCGGCGACCATTGGAACTGCAAGCCCGACATTGTCGCGCTGTCGAAAGGGCTGGGCTCGGGCTACGCGCCACTCGGCGCGCTGGCGGCGCCGATGCGGCTTGTACAGCCGCTGCTCGCTTCTGGCGGCTTCCAGCACGGCCACACCTATGCTGGCAATCCGCTGGCCTGCGCCGCCGGGCTTGCCGTGCTCGGCGAAATGGACCGCCTCGACCTGATCGCCAACGCGGCTGCCATGGGCGATGTGCTGATGGATGGGCTGAAGGGGCTAGCGAAGCGCTTCCCCTTCATCGCCGATGTGCGCGGCAAGGGCCTGCTGACCGGCGCCGAGATGGTTGCCGATCCCGAGACGCTGAAGCCGATCGACCAAAGCAACAAGGCCACGCAGCGGCTGCTCGACCTTGCCTATGAGCGCGGGCTGATCATTTATGGCCGCAAGGTCAAGGGCGGTGTCGACGGTGACAATTTCATGGTCGCGCCGCCGATGATCGTCACCGGCGAACAGGTCGGCGAGATCATTTCCATCATTGGCGACTCGCTGGAGGCGTTGGCTTCCGAGCTCGACCTGCCGGTCGAAGGCCGGGGGTAA
- a CDS encoding 3-keto-5-aminohexanoate cleavage protein, which translates to MAPRKVIITCAVTGSVHTPSMSPYLPVTPDQIAADAIAAAEAGASILHLHARDPGDGRPSADPDIFMQFLPRIKQATSAVINITTGGSSLMTLDQRLAAPLRAEPEMCSLNMGSMNFALFPMLDKPREWQHEWEPKLLEATRDTIFKNTFADMEGVIERLGRGCGTRFEFECYDVGHLYSLAHLHDRGLVSGPLFIQFVLGILGGIGADPDNLIHMKRIADKLFGDSYQFSVLAAGRNQMPLISIAAAMGGNVRVGLEDSLYDGRQLAKSNADQVRRIRGILDGLSLEVATPAEAREMLALKGGDRVAF; encoded by the coding sequence ATGGCGCCGCGAAAAGTCATCATCACCTGCGCCGTCACCGGCTCGGTGCACACGCCATCGATGTCGCCCTACCTGCCTGTGACGCCGGACCAGATCGCGGCTGATGCGATCGCGGCCGCCGAAGCCGGCGCCTCGATCCTGCATCTGCACGCCCGTGACCCCGGGGATGGCCGGCCGAGCGCCGATCCGGACATCTTTATGCAGTTCCTGCCGCGCATCAAGCAGGCGACGTCGGCGGTGATCAACATCACCACCGGCGGCTCGTCGCTGATGACGCTCGACCAGCGGCTGGCGGCGCCACTGAGGGCAGAGCCGGAAATGTGCTCGCTCAACATGGGCTCGATGAATTTCGCGCTGTTCCCGATGCTCGACAAGCCACGGGAATGGCAGCACGAATGGGAGCCCAAGCTGCTGGAAGCCACCCGCGACACCATCTTCAAGAACACCTTCGCCGACATGGAAGGTGTGATCGAGAGACTGGGCAGGGGCTGCGGCACGCGCTTCGAATTCGAGTGCTACGATGTCGGCCATCTCTATTCGCTGGCGCATCTCCACGACCGCGGGCTGGTGTCGGGGCCGCTGTTCATCCAGTTCGTGCTGGGCATTCTGGGCGGCATCGGCGCCGATCCGGACAATCTCATCCACATGAAGCGGATCGCCGACAAATTGTTCGGCGACAGCTACCAGTTCTCCGTACTGGCGGCCGGCCGCAACCAGATGCCGCTGATCTCGATCGCTGCGGCGATGGGCGGCAATGTCCGTGTCGGGCTGGAAGACAGTCTCTACGATGGCCGTCAGCTGGCGAAATCCAATGCCGATCAGGTGCGCCGTATCCGTGGCATTCTCGACGGACTGTCGCTGGAAGTTGCCACGCCGGCCGAAGCGCGCGAGATGCTGGCGCTCAAGGGCGGCGACCGGGTGGCGTTCTGA
- a CDS encoding amino acid ABC transporter permease — MDFSLMQRVFPFFVEAALVTLELTALALVLGLAGAALAAAARMSRSAILRAIGTAYVSLFRGTPCLIQLFVLYFGGPQIGVNLDPFAAGVIGLGLNIGAYMAESIRGAVMAVDRGQTEAARTIGFSRFQTLRKVVLPQAARLMIRPLGVNTVALLKGSALVSTISMVELTYTAQRFIGSTYKPFEIFGVAALLYMVMVYAVARVVDLLDKRFAIV, encoded by the coding sequence ATGGATTTCTCCCTGATGCAGCGCGTCTTCCCGTTCTTCGTGGAAGCCGCTTTGGTGACGTTGGAATTGACAGCCCTGGCCCTGGTTCTGGGGCTGGCCGGGGCAGCGCTGGCCGCTGCCGCAAGAATGTCGAGGTCGGCGATCCTGCGCGCCATCGGCACGGCCTATGTCAGCCTGTTTCGCGGCACGCCGTGCCTGATCCAGCTCTTCGTGCTGTATTTCGGCGGCCCGCAGATCGGCGTCAATCTTGACCCATTCGCGGCCGGCGTCATCGGCCTTGGCCTCAACATCGGCGCCTATATGGCGGAATCGATCCGCGGCGCGGTGATGGCGGTCGACCGGGGCCAGACGGAAGCTGCCCGCACGATCGGCTTCAGCCGCTTCCAGACCTTGCGCAAGGTCGTGCTTCCACAGGCCGCAAGGCTGATGATCCGGCCGCTCGGCGTCAATACGGTCGCTCTGCTCAAGGGGTCGGCGCTCGTATCCACCATCTCGATGGTGGAGCTGACCTATACCGCCCAGCGCTTCATCGGCTCGACCTACAAGCCGTTCGAGATCTTTGGCGTCGCGGCCCTGCTCTACATGGTCATGGTCTACGCCGTCGCCCGTGTCGTCGATCTGCTCGACAAACGCTTCGCCATCGTCTGA
- a CDS encoding GNAT family N-acetyltransferase, translating to MSGILIRPGRIDDVDAIHAALLKLGTHIGAHQEITSTADDLRRYGFGEKPAFSTLIAEIDGEFAGLCLYFPIFSTWMGRPGVYVQDLYVEDRFRGRKIGERLLRRVAAECRKEGGVYLRLSVDTDNEGAKAFYERLGIAWSSYEQTQKIIGEAFLAFADAPENGEQE from the coding sequence GTGAGCGGCATCCTCATCCGCCCCGGCCGGATCGACGATGTGGACGCAATCCACGCCGCGCTTCTTAAACTCGGTACCCATATCGGCGCGCATCAGGAGATCACCTCAACCGCTGATGATCTCCGCCGCTACGGCTTCGGCGAAAAGCCGGCCTTCTCGACCCTCATCGCCGAGATCGACGGCGAATTCGCCGGCCTCTGCCTCTATTTCCCGATCTTTTCGACCTGGATGGGCCGGCCCGGCGTCTATGTACAGGACCTCTATGTCGAGGACCGGTTCCGCGGCCGCAAGATCGGTGAGCGCCTACTGCGACGCGTCGCTGCGGAATGCCGGAAAGAAGGCGGCGTCTATCTCAGGCTCTCGGTCGATACGGATAATGAGGGCGCCAAGGCCTTCTATGAAAGGCTGGGCATTGCCTGGTCGAGCTATGAACAGACGCAGAAGATCATCGGCGAGGCCTTCCTTGCGTTTGCCGACGCGCCGGAGAATGGAGAGCAGGAATGA
- a CDS encoding acyl-CoA thioesterase, with the protein MSKSLVTFVGVVHPWMCDVMGHVNVRHYAAMFDDASFQLLGHIAGQDGSQAEATGWADVRTEIDYRNETKAGSLITIRSHVAKIGRTSITFEQIMSGSLDGIVHASSPTTSVRFDLAVRASVALDEPMRSRAAFLIE; encoded by the coding sequence ATGAGCAAATCCCTCGTCACCTTCGTCGGTGTCGTCCATCCCTGGATGTGCGACGTGATGGGGCACGTGAATGTGCGCCACTACGCGGCGATGTTCGATGATGCCAGTTTCCAGCTCCTCGGCCATATCGCCGGGCAGGATGGCAGCCAGGCAGAGGCGACCGGGTGGGCCGATGTGCGCACCGAAATCGACTATCGCAATGAAACGAAAGCCGGCTCGCTGATTACCATCCGTTCGCATGTGGCGAAGATCGGCCGCACCTCCATCACCTTCGAACAGATCATGTCGGGATCGCTCGACGGCATCGTCCATGCATCGAGCCCGACGACCAGCGTGCGCTTTGATCTTGCCGTGCGGGCCTCGGTGGCGCTCGACGAGCCGATGCGGAGCCGTGCGGCGTTCCTGATCGAATAG
- a CDS encoding N,N-dimethylformamidase beta subunit family domain-containing protein, which translates to MTRLPTEFPDFGLTEEQRRHAVRGHYYEWPGMDGDPGEIWCYSDRFSYRAGETVTLHVSSTAPSFNMTIVRDGGSETTVFEKSGIAARWQESPDQCSAEGCAWEASFELRVGNDWPSGAYRVTLTADGRGGKPILCHHLFIVSPRPGRKPDRVLQVAATGTWLAYNTWGGSNHYQGITGPDRNQYSPIVSTQRPWCRGFVVLPQDAPRVPLEIAVPPKTVPRYPHMEWALATGHSKKYASSGWASYDSHFFRFAERAGYGVDLASQHDLHFSPEILDGYDCAVFVGHDEYWTWEMRDAVDHYVEHGGHAARFAGNFMWQTRLEEEGRRQVCYKYRARAEDPAYRGGDVTRATNSWEAPEIGRPGSATFGLNATRGLYAGWGGCAPRGVRGFPVYRPEHWAFAGTGIYYGDLLGADSHVYGYEVDGLDFEIRGGLPYPTATSGAPDGLQVLAVGMASQVEESADIPIEDQFLTDEDGRFSAETLFGDRSDANLEKVKRSNGMIVNFPRGKGEVFHAGSCEWVAGLLRQDPMVERVTQNVLDRYLGKS; encoded by the coding sequence ATGACCAGACTACCCACGGAATTTCCCGATTTCGGACTGACGGAGGAGCAGCGTCGCCACGCGGTGCGCGGCCATTACTACGAGTGGCCCGGGATGGACGGCGATCCCGGCGAAATCTGGTGCTACAGCGACCGCTTTTCCTATCGCGCCGGCGAGACAGTGACGCTGCATGTCAGTTCGACGGCTCCATCGTTCAACATGACGATCGTCCGCGACGGCGGCAGCGAGACGACGGTGTTCGAGAAATCGGGCATCGCGGCGCGCTGGCAGGAAAGTCCGGATCAATGCTCGGCGGAGGGTTGTGCTTGGGAAGCCTCGTTCGAATTGCGCGTGGGAAATGACTGGCCGTCCGGTGCCTATCGGGTGACGCTCACCGCCGACGGACGCGGTGGCAAGCCGATCCTTTGCCACCATTTGTTCATCGTCTCTCCCCGACCCGGGAGAAAGCCCGACCGCGTGCTGCAGGTGGCGGCGACGGGCACCTGGCTTGCCTACAACACCTGGGGCGGCTCGAACCACTATCAGGGCATCACCGGGCCGGATCGCAACCAGTACTCGCCAATCGTCTCGACGCAGCGCCCCTGGTGCCGTGGCTTCGTCGTGCTGCCGCAGGATGCGCCGCGCGTGCCGCTGGAGATCGCCGTGCCGCCAAAGACGGTGCCGCGCTATCCGCATATGGAATGGGCGCTCGCCACTGGCCATTCGAAGAAATACGCCTCGTCGGGCTGGGCCAGCTACGACAGCCATTTCTTTCGCTTCGCCGAACGCGCCGGCTACGGCGTCGATCTCGCCAGTCAGCACGATCTGCATTTCTCGCCCGAGATTCTCGACGGTTACGACTGCGCCGTCTTCGTCGGCCATGATGAATACTGGACCTGGGAAATGCGCGACGCCGTCGATCACTATGTCGAGCATGGCGGCCATGCGGCGCGCTTCGCCGGCAATTTCATGTGGCAGACCCGCCTTGAGGAGGAGGGCCGCCGGCAGGTCTGCTACAAGTACCGCGCCCGCGCCGAGGACCCGGCCTATCGCGGTGGCGACGTGACCCGCGCCACCAATTCCTGGGAGGCGCCGGAAATCGGCCGGCCGGGTTCGGCAACCTTCGGGCTCAATGCAACACGCGGGCTTTACGCCGGCTGGGGCGGCTGCGCGCCGCGCGGCGTGCGCGGCTTTCCGGTCTATCGGCCCGAGCACTGGGCCTTTGCCGGCACCGGCATCTATTATGGCGACCTGTTGGGCGCCGACAGCCATGTCTATGGCTATGAGGTCGACGGGCTGGATTTCGAGATACGCGGCGGCCTGCCCTACCCCACCGCGACCAGCGGCGCGCCTGATGGATTGCAGGTTCTTGCCGTCGGCATGGCATCCCAGGTCGAGGAAAGCGCCGACATTCCGATCGAGGACCAGTTCCTCACCGACGAGGATGGCCGCTTCAGCGCCGAAACGCTCTTCGGCGACAGGAGCGACGCCAACCTTGAAAAAGTCAAACGCAGCAACGGCATGATCGTCAACTTCCCACGTGGCAAGGGCGAGGTGTTCCACGCCGGAAGCTGCGAATGGGTCGCCGGCCTGCTAAGACAAGACCCCATGGTCGAACGCGTCACCCAGAATGTCCTCGATCGCTATCTCGGAAAGTCCTGA
- a CDS encoding ParB N-terminal domain-containing protein: MLRVQKVKVDDIYVPTARRKTLHPETVRHLAENILENGMKTPIQVRHDGKRHVLVEGLHRLEAAKWLGETEIDAYLVQAKRH, encoded by the coding sequence ATGCTGAGGGTGCAAAAGGTCAAGGTCGACGACATCTACGTGCCCACTGCGCGCAGGAAGACGCTGCATCCCGAGACGGTGCGGCATCTCGCCGAGAATATACTGGAGAACGGCATGAAGACGCCGATCCAGGTCCGCCACGACGGCAAGCGCCATGTACTCGTCGAAGGCCTGCATCGTCTGGAAGCAGCCAAGTGGCTCGGCGAGACCGAGATCGACGCTTATCTGGTCCAAGCCAAGCGCCACTGA
- a CDS encoding LysR family transcriptional regulator, with product MALPRPERLVWDLDWNLLRTFVVIAEVKSITRAAERLNLKQPSVSNALRRLEDRVGRRLVERDATRFELTEVGRLIYEQSVEVFGTISQLPLLMRGISDDVTGHVMIATASHVVSPLFDQALAEFHRNYPRASITISVAASMDVAKQVRERRASFGICLVSQRDPALDYQMVYREFFGFFCGPRHRLYGKTGLALADLRGEPQVSFQTDHISDALRPVALLRSEARLNADVVGVSSSLEEVRRMIVAGLGIGPLPLHVARRDVRDGVLWRLPPYDAPPAIDIFLLVNPDKAMNRAEKALLSGLQTLIAETPIEDRIYNG from the coding sequence ATGGCTTTGCCTCGCCCCGAACGTCTGGTCTGGGATCTAGACTGGAACCTTCTGCGGACATTCGTCGTCATCGCGGAAGTGAAGAGCATCACCCGCGCCGCCGAGCGCCTCAACCTCAAGCAGCCCAGCGTCAGCAATGCTTTGCGGCGCCTGGAGGACCGGGTTGGCCGGCGGCTGGTCGAGCGCGACGCGACACGCTTTGAACTCACCGAAGTCGGGAGGCTGATTTACGAGCAGAGCGTCGAGGTGTTCGGCACCATCTCGCAACTGCCGCTCTTGATGCGCGGCATCAGCGATGACGTCACCGGCCACGTCATGATCGCGACCGCAAGCCATGTCGTTTCGCCACTGTTCGACCAGGCGCTGGCGGAATTCCACCGCAACTATCCGCGCGCCTCGATCACCATCTCGGTCGCGGCAAGCATGGACGTGGCCAAGCAGGTGAGGGAGCGCCGTGCCTCCTTCGGCATCTGCCTGGTCAGCCAGCGCGATCCCGCACTGGATTATCAGATGGTCTACCGCGAGTTCTTCGGTTTCTTCTGCGGCCCGCGGCATAGGCTCTACGGAAAAACCGGACTGGCGCTGGCGGATCTGCGCGGCGAGCCCCAGGTCTCCTTCCAGACCGACCACATTTCGGACGCGTTGAGGCCTGTCGCGTTGCTGCGCAGCGAAGCCCGGCTGAACGCCGATGTCGTCGGCGTGTCCTCGAGCCTGGAGGAGGTGCGGCGCATGATCGTGGCCGGGCTCGGCATCGGCCCGCTGCCACTGCATGTCGCACGGCGCGATGTGCGCGACGGCGTGCTATGGCGGCTGCCGCCCTACGATGCGCCGCCGGCGATCGACATCTTCCTGTTGGTCAACCCCGACAAGGCGATGAACCGGGCCGAGAAGGCATTGCTTTCGGGGCTTCAGACACTGATCGCCGAGACGCCGATCGAGGATCGCATCTACAACGGCTGA
- a CDS encoding amino acid ABC transporter permease — protein MQGLDFTVVTPYWDLLLTGVWWTAVLTASAGALSFIFGILFSVIVLYAPAILAYPVRAFMWVFMGTPLLLQLFLIYFGLVQIGIDIPALAAGIVGLGLHFAVYNADVMRAGIVAVDLGQTEGARSIGFGKWQTLRYVVIPQAVRNTAPPIGSNLIALLKESSIVSVIGIAELVHSAQLAISETFRPFEFYITAAALYYILNLVLEAALHRFERHVEVSR, from the coding sequence ATGCAAGGTTTGGATTTCACCGTCGTCACGCCCTATTGGGATCTCCTGTTGACGGGCGTCTGGTGGACCGCTGTGCTGACGGCTTCGGCGGGAGCACTCAGTTTCATCTTCGGCATCCTGTTTTCCGTCATAGTGCTCTATGCGCCGGCAATTCTCGCCTATCCCGTGCGTGCCTTCATGTGGGTGTTCATGGGTACGCCGCTGCTTTTGCAGCTGTTCCTGATCTATTTCGGCCTGGTGCAGATCGGCATCGATATTCCCGCGCTTGCCGCCGGCATCGTCGGGCTCGGCCTGCACTTTGCCGTCTACAATGCCGATGTGATGCGCGCCGGCATAGTGGCTGTCGACCTTGGCCAGACGGAAGGGGCGCGCAGCATCGGTTTCGGCAAGTGGCAAACGCTGCGCTATGTCGTCATACCGCAAGCCGTGCGCAACACGGCGCCACCGATCGGAAGCAACCTGATCGCGCTGTTGAAGGAATCCTCGATCGTCTCGGTCATCGGCATCGCCGAACTGGTCCACTCGGCGCAACTCGCGATCAGTGAAACCTTCCGTCCCTTCGAGTTCTACATCACCGCCGCCGCGCTTTATTACATCTTGAACCTTGTGCTCGAAGCGGCCTTGCATCGGTTTGAAAGACATGTGGAGGTTTCCCGATGA
- a CDS encoding DUF1993 family protein translates to MTISMYEASVPVFSARLKALSSVLAAAEQNALDRKIDPQVFLTARLAPDMFALTRQVQIATDHAKGAPSRLAGREVPKYEDNEASFADLEARIARTVAHLATFSAADIDGSDERTIELKLGGRETTMGGMQYLLHLAMPNFYFHLTTAYDILRHNGVPLGKATFLGTR, encoded by the coding sequence GTGACCATATCGATGTATGAGGCTTCCGTGCCGGTGTTCTCGGCCAGGCTGAAAGCACTTTCCAGTGTTCTGGCAGCTGCCGAACAGAATGCACTTGACCGCAAGATCGACCCGCAGGTGTTTCTGACGGCGCGGCTGGCGCCCGACATGTTCGCCTTGACCAGGCAGGTGCAGATCGCGACCGATCATGCCAAAGGCGCGCCCTCGCGGCTGGCCGGCCGCGAAGTGCCGAAATACGAGGACAATGAGGCAAGCTTTGCCGACCTCGAGGCGAGGATAGCCAGGACGGTCGCGCATCTGGCGACGTTTTCGGCCGCCGATATCGACGGTTCCGACGAAAGGACGATCGAGTTGAAGCTCGGCGGACGTGAAACCACGATGGGCGGCATGCAGTATCTGCTGCATCTGGCCATGCCCAACTTCTATTTCCACCTCACCACCGCCTACGACATTCTGCGCCACAATGGCGTGCCGCTCGGCAAGGCGACATTCCTCGGAACGCGTTGA